From Fibrobacter sp. UWT2, the proteins below share one genomic window:
- a CDS encoding HD domain-containing phosphohydrolase, with protein MDEKQAVESQRILELLFTYMPKIAAERKMDSLLVLMADLGRSIVAADRCSLWLVDEDSGELWTKVAHGVSELRIPYNAGFVGYSVRTGEPLLIKDAYQDPRFDRRSDEKTHYRTTSVLTVPLMNSAGRVMGVYQAINKQGENELGESGVFSIQDLERLSLTAVYSAKTVESAMLNMELEATQREIIHILGEVSEYRSQETGDHIQRVAEISYMLAQFLGLPENEVERIRLAAPMHDLGKVGIPDAILNKPGRFTDDEYTIMKTHSEIGYNMLHNSKRKLLRFAADIARSHHERWDGRGYPKGLAGEEIPLAGRICAVADVLDALSSPRCYKQPWPEEKVKEEFQKQRGAQFQPELVDVLMAHWDEIYSLYRRNSD; from the coding sequence ATGGATGAGAAACAGGCAGTAGAATCCCAAAGGATACTGGAGCTCTTGTTTACGTATATGCCGAAGATTGCGGCAGAACGTAAAATGGATAGCTTGCTCGTTCTGATGGCTGATTTGGGACGCTCCATTGTGGCGGCGGACCGTTGCTCCCTGTGGCTTGTCGATGAAGATAGCGGCGAATTGTGGACCAAGGTGGCTCATGGCGTAAGCGAGCTTCGCATTCCTTACAATGCCGGCTTTGTCGGCTATTCCGTGAGGACTGGCGAACCGCTCCTGATTAAGGATGCCTACCAAGACCCCAGGTTCGACCGTCGATCTGACGAAAAGACGCATTACCGTACAACTTCTGTTTTGACGGTTCCGCTGATGAATTCGGCGGGTCGCGTGATGGGTGTGTACCAGGCAATCAACAAGCAGGGCGAAAACGAACTGGGCGAATCCGGTGTGTTCTCGATCCAGGACTTGGAACGCCTGAGTCTTACTGCAGTTTATTCTGCAAAGACCGTTGAATCCGCCATGTTGAACATGGAATTGGAAGCGACCCAGCGCGAAATCATCCATATTCTAGGTGAAGTTTCTGAATACCGCAGTCAGGAGACTGGCGACCACATTCAGCGCGTCGCCGAAATCTCTTACATGCTGGCGCAGTTCCTTGGCCTCCCCGAAAACGAGGTGGAACGCATTCGCCTTGCAGCCCCGATGCATGACCTGGGCAAGGTCGGCATTCCCGATGCCATTTTGAACAAGCCCGGTCGCTTTACCGACGACGAATACACCATCATGAAGACGCATTCCGAAATCGGCTACAACATGCTCCACAATTCCAAGCGCAAGCTGCTCCGCTTTGCCGCTGATATTGCCCGCTCCCACCATGAACGCTGGGACGGCCGCGGTTACCCCAAGGGTCTTGCCGGCGAAGAGATTCCGCTGGCAGGCCGTATCTGCGCTGTTGCCGATGTGCTGGACGCCCTTTCTAGCCCGCGTTGCTACAAGCAGCCCTGGCCCGAAGAAAAGGTGAAGGAAGAATTCCAGAAGCAGCGTGGCGCCCAGTTCCAGCCGGAACTTGTAGATGTCCTGATGGCACATTGGGACGAGATCTACAGCCTGTACCGCCGTAATTCCGATTAA
- a CDS encoding ComF family protein: protein MRWIENVGRFVFGAECLGCGKPSRNLDPWLCPECVAELERESTVELSPGPDTYSLFPMRPLTRKLVHALKYKGISGVATYLVKHSSSVRCGVVREELSLFPKPLYFVPVPLHRARYRERGYNQAEKIAAALAVVFGGKVCRWLRRRTFVVSQTKLSKEQRERNVAYAFERVLKEVPALGTVVVVDDVFTTGATTSACLAAFGRDFPLPLKVCTLLYDEPASAAADYAADNRIEWDV, encoded by the coding sequence ATGCGCTGGATTGAAAATGTGGGTCGATTTGTTTTCGGGGCGGAATGCCTTGGCTGTGGAAAGCCTTCCAGAAATTTGGATCCGTGGCTTTGTCCGGAATGTGTTGCGGAACTGGAGCGGGAGTCTACCGTAGAGTTGAGCCCGGGGCCGGATACCTATAGCCTGTTCCCTATGCGCCCCTTGACCCGAAAGTTGGTACATGCGTTAAAGTACAAGGGCATTTCGGGCGTGGCGACTTATTTGGTCAAGCATTCGTCATCGGTTCGTTGCGGGGTCGTGCGAGAAGAGCTTTCCCTGTTCCCGAAGCCGCTCTACTTTGTTCCTGTTCCGCTCCATCGGGCGAGGTATAGGGAACGTGGGTACAACCAAGCCGAAAAGATTGCGGCGGCCCTTGCGGTTGTTTTCGGCGGCAAGGTGTGCCGGTGGCTTAGGCGCCGGACTTTTGTGGTGTCGCAGACCAAGCTGTCCAAGGAGCAGCGCGAACGGAATGTCGCCTATGCTTTTGAACGCGTACTGAAGGAGGTTCCCGCTTTGGGGACTGTGGTGGTAGTGGATGACGTGTTTACCACGGGGGCGACGACTTCGGCTTGCCTTGCGGCTTTCGGGCGGGACTTTCCGCTCCCGCTCAAGGTCTGCACCTTGCTTTATGATGAACCTGCTTCGGCGGCGGCGGACTATGCGGCGGACAACCGCATTGAATGGGATGTTTAA
- the rodA gene encoding rod shape-determining protein RodA, producing the protein MKPNRLLNHSIKFDWMFIALTLALMSVGVALVYSATIAEDASVVELFWFKQIVYFVFGSVFAVALIFVRVDWLKRAAIPLYALALVLLVVVLFFAGDVVKGAGRWIDLGIFKLQPSEFAKIAYLLIFSYWLSKHPVSLYKMKTFVVPFFLFIVPFALVLKQPDLSTALVFIAVTMVGFFFAGLTLTDMFLIVSPVFSVFFSHSQALVFEILWGLLICVVVFALFRRRLPKVLTALILMANIFAGYASTMAWNMLEPHQQKRVNTFLDPMSDPLGDGYQVLQSLTAIGSGGLTGKGFGNGSQTNLAFLPEEHTDFIFSVLGEQFGFLGCAFVLVLYALFLWRATSISKLSSDPFVTLMVMGASTIFLFHIMVNIAMTIGLMPVTGLPLPFLSYGGSFALTCMVLVGFLLCLRFQARRR; encoded by the coding sequence ATGAAACCCAATCGGCTCCTTAACCATTCGATCAAGTTTGACTGGATGTTTATTGCGCTTACGCTTGCCTTGATGAGCGTGGGCGTTGCCCTTGTGTATTCTGCGACCATTGCTGAAGACGCTTCTGTGGTGGAATTGTTCTGGTTCAAGCAGATTGTCTACTTTGTTTTCGGCAGCGTCTTTGCCGTGGCTTTGATTTTTGTGCGTGTCGACTGGTTGAAGCGAGCGGCAATTCCGCTGTATGCGCTTGCGCTTGTGTTGCTTGTGGTGGTGTTGTTCTTTGCTGGCGATGTGGTGAAAGGTGCGGGCCGCTGGATTGACCTTGGCATTTTTAAACTGCAACCATCGGAATTTGCGAAGATTGCTTATCTGCTTATTTTTTCGTACTGGCTTTCGAAGCATCCGGTTAGCTTGTATAAGATGAAGACTTTCGTGGTGCCTTTCTTCTTGTTCATTGTGCCTTTCGCCTTGGTGCTTAAGCAGCCTGACTTGAGTACGGCTCTCGTGTTTATTGCCGTGACTATGGTGGGATTCTTTTTTGCGGGCCTTACCCTGACGGATATGTTCCTGATTGTAAGCCCGGTGTTTTCGGTGTTTTTCTCCCATTCGCAGGCGCTTGTGTTTGAAATCCTTTGGGGTCTTTTGATTTGCGTGGTGGTATTTGCTTTGTTCCGCAGAAGACTTCCGAAGGTGTTGACGGCATTGATTCTGATGGCGAATATTTTTGCGGGTTATGCCAGCACCATGGCGTGGAACATGTTGGAACCACACCAGCAGAAACGTGTGAACACCTTCCTTGACCCCATGAGCGACCCGCTGGGCGATGGCTATCAGGTGTTGCAGTCCTTGACGGCTATCGGTTCGGGTGGCCTTACCGGCAAGGGTTTTGGAAACGGTTCTCAGACCAACTTGGCTTTTTTGCCCGAAGAACATACGGACTTTATCTTTAGCGTTCTGGGGGAACAATTCGGCTTTTTGGGCTGCGCCTTTGTGCTTGTCCTTTATGCCTTGTTCCTGTGGCGCGCCACCTCCATTAGCAAGCTGTCTTCGGACCCCTTTGTGACACTCATGGTCATGGGGGCGTCTACGATATTCTTGTTCCACATCATGGTGAACATTGCCATGACCATCGGGCTTATGCCGGTGACGGGACTTCCCTTGCCGTTCCTTTCTTACGGCGGATCCTTCGCCTTGACCTGTATGGTGTTGGTGGGGTTCTTGCTCTGCTTGCGATTCCAGGCCCGTCGCAGATAA
- the mrdA gene encoding penicillin-binding protein 2, with the protein MLKGMSENETLQNRNWNVLIYMTGVVILFFILLMRLFSLQFTHYDENLQRSENNRIRKVVLVAERGYIYDRNGEVLVRNRPSYQIALSSINMPRKKSERDSLFMKLLGIKDAAGERLFDSLSLDTAFQRSRWIKTRPIRLLEDATAEQVAIIEERSEELPGVMTVIESRREYPYGTMASHALGYTSEISEEQLKLPEYEGYTQGDRIGQKGLEQFYDKEFRGVNGMKLVEVNASGREVGTVDGVEGTEPIPGLRLVSTIDLRLQKVAEEAIPDTAKGALVAIDPRNGEILAMVSSPRLDPNIFSLKKRERNKGWAHVALDTMRPLTNRAISGTYPPASIFKLVTAGAGLENGILTENKYYSKPCTGGYQYGARYQKCWGTHGSLNVVNAIRLSCDVFFYQAGLDIDMNRINEFGRRFGLGEKPLGVDIPGEKAGWLPDSASFNQRNKRLGWRWARGLILNLSIGQGQIVTPLQQATLIGSLATGKGVYRPHFMKELRDSQGNVVRRYEPEIIRPGNMKPYTHRILLAAMDSVVNHPGGTGKRGALPNVRVGAKTGSGEWKKGEKTHAWYAAVAPLYDPEIAVAVIMEAAGGGGAVSGPIAKKVMEAYFENKLSEARKNETQSAP; encoded by the coding sequence ATGCTTAAGGGAATGTCTGAAAACGAGACCCTGCAAAACAGGAACTGGAATGTATTGATTTACATGACCGGTGTTGTGATCTTGTTTTTTATTCTTTTAATGCGTCTTTTTTCGCTGCAGTTTACCCATTACGACGAGAACCTTCAACGTTCCGAAAACAACCGCATTCGTAAGGTGGTGTTGGTAGCTGAACGCGGCTACATTTATGACCGCAATGGCGAAGTCCTGGTGCGTAATCGTCCTTCTTACCAGATCGCCCTTTCTTCGATAAACATGCCTCGCAAGAAATCGGAACGCGACTCCTTGTTCATGAAGCTGCTTGGCATTAAGGACGCCGCTGGCGAACGTCTGTTCGATTCCCTTTCGCTGGATACGGCATTCCAGCGTTCCCGCTGGATCAAGACGAGGCCCATTCGCTTGCTGGAAGATGCGACTGCGGAGCAGGTGGCGATTATCGAAGAACGTTCCGAAGAATTGCCCGGCGTGATGACGGTGATTGAATCCCGCCGCGAATACCCTTATGGAACGATGGCTTCTCACGCATTGGGTTACACGAGCGAAATTTCCGAAGAACAGCTCAAGTTGCCGGAGTACGAAGGCTACACGCAAGGTGACCGCATCGGTCAAAAGGGACTGGAGCAGTTTTACGACAAGGAGTTCCGCGGCGTAAACGGCATGAAGCTTGTGGAAGTGAACGCTTCTGGTCGTGAGGTGGGTACCGTTGACGGAGTCGAGGGGACCGAACCGATTCCGGGGCTGCGCCTTGTTTCTACAATCGATTTGCGTTTGCAGAAGGTGGCCGAAGAAGCGATTCCCGACACGGCGAAGGGTGCGCTTGTTGCGATTGACCCGCGAAACGGGGAAATCTTGGCGATGGTATCGTCGCCAAGGCTCGATCCGAATATTTTCTCGCTCAAGAAGAGAGAGCGCAACAAGGGCTGGGCGCATGTGGCTCTTGACACCATGAGGCCACTTACGAACCGCGCTATTTCGGGTACGTATCCGCCGGCATCTATTTTTAAATTGGTGACGGCGGGCGCAGGCCTTGAAAATGGAATCCTGACCGAGAACAAGTATTACTCGAAACCCTGTACGGGCGGCTACCAGTACGGTGCACGTTACCAGAAGTGCTGGGGAACTCATGGCAGCTTGAATGTGGTGAATGCCATCCGCTTGAGCTGTGACGTGTTCTTTTACCAGGCCGGCCTTGATATCGACATGAACCGTATCAATGAATTCGGCAGGCGCTTCGGTTTGGGCGAAAAACCCCTCGGAGTCGATATCCCTGGTGAAAAGGCGGGCTGGCTTCCGGATTCGGCGTCGTTTAACCAGAGAAACAAGCGCCTGGGTTGGCGCTGGGCTCGCGGCTTGATTTTGAACCTTTCTATTGGTCAGGGACAGATTGTGACGCCCTTGCAGCAGGCAACCCTGATTGGGTCCTTGGCGACTGGCAAAGGCGTGTATAGGCCCCACTTTATGAAGGAACTGCGTGATAGCCAGGGGAATGTGGTGCGCCGTTACGAACCCGAAATCATTCGACCCGGCAACATGAAGCCGTATACTCACCGTATTTTGCTTGCCGCCATGGATTCCGTGGTGAACCATCCGGGCGGTACGGGTAAGCGTGGCGCACTTCCGAATGTGCGCGTGGGCGCAAAGACCGGTTCCGGTGAATGGAAGAAGGGAGAAAAGACCCACGCTTGGTATGCGGCGGTAGCCCCCTTGTATGACCCGGAAATTGCCGTGGCTGTGATTATGGAAGCGGCTGGTGGCGGTGGCGCCGTGTCCGGCCCGATTGCCAAGAAAGTAATGGAAGCTTATTTTGAAAACAAGTTGAGCGAGGCGAGAAAAAATGAAACCCAATCGGCTCCTTAA
- the mreD gene encoding rod shape-determining protein MreD, translating to MNSFGWLKTFILFVIVFALQMTVADWLSFFDVAPDFVMIFIVAVAIRRGPAAGCFWGFVAGFTQDVYAPIEWLGANTISMTVVGYAVGQLEERFLSLNLPAKVGVLGLGFFVCDMIYYGITGLSKDVVTNLFLTKSLPECIYTMLIGGIFFYLDLGSKKKKHA from the coding sequence ATGAATAGCTTTGGGTGGCTAAAGACTTTTATTTTGTTTGTAATCGTGTTTGCTTTGCAAATGACGGTTGCCGATTGGCTGAGCTTCTTTGACGTGGCCCCTGATTTCGTGATGATCTTTATCGTGGCGGTGGCCATAAGAAGGGGCCCTGCAGCAGGATGTTTCTGGGGCTTTGTGGCGGGCTTTACTCAAGACGTGTATGCGCCGATAGAATGGCTCGGTGCCAATACGATATCGATGACCGTGGTGGGCTATGCGGTGGGACAGCTTGAAGAACGATTCCTGTCTTTGAACTTGCCCGCCAAAGTGGGCGTGCTTGGCTTAGGCTTTTTTGTTTGCGACATGATTTACTATGGCATTACCGGACTTTCGAAGGATGTGGTGACGAACTTGTTCCTGACGAAATCGTTGCCGGAATGCATTTATACGATGTTGATTGGCGGAATATTCTTCTACCTGGATCTAGGCAGTAAAAAGAAGAAGCATGCTTAA
- the mreC gene encoding rod shape-determining protein MreC produces the protein MLRAIRFIVDLFTQRHGIVAFVFFLALGLLMRQSPTPIRESIVSTAVSTLYFPAQRLVSAVGHYKAVAQENELLKEENARLRQETYHAREGLQELARLHTLVRFDDKWDFPIVTARVIGHNPGRFLTTMVINRGTEHGVKENMPVFSMNGLVGKISKATISHSRVQLLVDPNLKLSVMDRRTRVVGFLESMDGVRLTALVPTHAGVHAGDTLVTSGLGGIFPKGIPVGTVKEVRKSDLDVMRQMEVSPFQDFSILEEVFVMEKETDWIIKELLDE, from the coding sequence ATGCTTAGGGCGATTCGCTTTATTGTCGACTTGTTTACGCAAAGGCACGGTATCGTTGCCTTTGTCTTTTTCTTGGCTCTCGGCTTGCTGATGCGTCAGTCTCCGACGCCGATCCGCGAAAGCATTGTTTCGACGGCGGTTTCGACGCTTTATTTCCCGGCGCAGCGCCTTGTTTCTGCGGTGGGGCATTACAAGGCGGTGGCCCAGGAAAATGAACTGCTGAAAGAAGAAAACGCACGTTTGCGGCAGGAAACTTACCATGCCCGCGAAGGCTTGCAGGAACTGGCCCGACTGCACACGCTAGTCCGATTTGACGACAAATGGGATTTCCCGATTGTGACCGCCCGCGTGATTGGCCATAATCCTGGAAGGTTCCTGACGACCATGGTGATTAACCGCGGTACCGAACATGGCGTCAAAGAAAACATGCCCGTGTTTTCGATGAATGGTCTGGTCGGAAAAATTTCGAAGGCAACGATTAGCCATTCCCGTGTGCAGCTGCTTGTGGATCCGAACCTTAAGTTGTCTGTAATGGACCGCCGTACCCGCGTGGTGGGCTTCTTGGAATCCATGGATGGCGTTCGCTTGACGGCCCTTGTTCCGACTCATGCGGGAGTTCATGCCGGCGATACCTTGGTGACTTCGGGACTGGGTGGCATTTTCCCTAAGGGTATTCCCGTCGGAACGGTGAAAGAAGTTCGCAAGTCTGATCTTGATGTGATGCGCCAGATGGAAGTAAGTCCTTTCCAGGATTTCTCGATTCTTGAAGAAGTGTTCGTGATGGAAAAGGAAACGGATTGGATTATCAAGGAGCTGCTCGATGAATAG
- a CDS encoding rod shape-determining protein, which translates to MFGLFSCDIGIDLGTANTLVHVGGQGIVINEPTVIAVDSKNNRVSAIGFEAKKMLGRTPGESRAVRPMRDGVIADFELVETLLQTFIKRVQKYPLWMVKPRVVVGVPSGITEVEKRAVIDAAKQAGAKEVHLVHEPMAAAIGMGIPVEDPVGNMIVDIGGGTSDIAVIALNGTVCNASVRVGGDEMDEAIVRYLRTMYNLCVGDSTAEQIKIQIGSASPLEEELTMEVKGHDFLAGMPRTTTINSAEIREALNEPVTAIIEAVKQALSITPPELSADIYDKGIIMTGGGSQLRGFDERIRKETGLSVNVIDEALTCVCKGAARILEDLDKYRPVLIASSN; encoded by the coding sequence TTGTTCGGCCTTTTTTCTTGCGATATCGGTATTGACCTCGGTACGGCGAATACGCTTGTTCATGTAGGAGGTCAGGGAATTGTCATCAATGAACCTACGGTTATTGCTGTGGACAGCAAGAACAACCGTGTTTCTGCCATCGGTTTCGAAGCGAAGAAGATGCTTGGCCGTACGCCTGGCGAAAGCCGTGCGGTGCGCCCGATGCGTGATGGCGTGATTGCCGATTTTGAACTGGTCGAAACCCTTTTGCAAACTTTTATTAAGCGTGTGCAGAAGTACCCGCTGTGGATGGTGAAACCTCGCGTGGTGGTCGGTGTGCCTTCCGGTATTACCGAAGTGGAAAAGCGCGCCGTGATCGATGCTGCCAAGCAGGCCGGTGCCAAGGAAGTTCACTTGGTGCACGAACCTATGGCTGCCGCTATCGGTATGGGTATCCCCGTGGAAGACCCTGTAGGTAACATGATTGTGGATATTGGCGGTGGTACCTCCGATATCGCCGTAATCGCCTTGAACGGTACTGTCTGTAACGCTTCTGTGCGTGTGGGCGGTGATGAAATGGACGAAGCCATTGTCCGCTATCTGCGCACGATGTACAACCTTTGCGTGGGCGATAGCACTGCTGAACAGATCAAGATCCAGATCGGTTCTGCAAGCCCGCTGGAAGAAGAATTGACCATGGAAGTGAAGGGTCATGACTTCTTGGCTGGCATGCCGCGTACCACGACGATCAACAGCGCTGAAATTCGCGAAGCTCTGAATGAACCTGTGACCGCCATTATCGAAGCGGTAAAGCAGGCCTTGAGCATTACTCCGCCGGAACTCTCTGCCGATATTTACGACAAGGGTATCATCATGACAGGCGGTGGCTCTCAGCTGCGCGGCTTTGACGAACGTATCCGTAAGGAAACGGGTCTTTCGGTGAATGTGATTGATGAAGCCCTGACTTGTGTTTGCAAGGGTGCTGCCCGCATTCTTGAAGACTTGGATAAATACCGCCCGGTTTTGATTGCTTCCTCGAACTAA